The following is a genomic window from Bosea sp. RAC05.
GACGATTTCGAGACGATGTTCCTCGAGCAGGTGACGCAGCAGCTCACCGCCGCCCCCTCGGGCAGCGAAGGCCCGCTCGGCGAGAACGGGATCGGCGGCGACGTCTACAAGTCGCAGCTCACCCAGGAATACGCCAAGCAGATCCAGAAGGCCGGCGGCATCGGCCTCTCCGACAGCATCCTGCGCGATCTCCTGCGCGTGCAGGAGCAGTCCGGCGCGGCCCAGTCCTTCGGAGCCTGATGAATGTCGTTCGCCAGACGCGTTCTCGACGAACGGCCGCGCATCGCGACGGCGCTGGAAGCCAGGGCGCTGGTCGAGAGCGTGCTCGAGGCGCTGGCGGCGCTGTCGCATCTGGTCGGCGAGGAGACCGAGCTAGTCCGCGCCGGGCGGCTGCCCGAGGCGATGACGCGCGAACCGCGCAAGACCGAGCTCGCCGGCATCTATATGCGCGGCGTCGAGCAGGTGAAGCTCAATGCAGTGGCGCTGGCGCGCTTCGTGCCCGACCAGGTGCAGCGCCTCAAGGCCTCTCACCACGCCTTCCAGACGCTGATCGAGACCAACCAGATCGTGCTGGCGACCGCGCGCGCCGTCTCGGAATCGATCATCCGCGACCTCGCCGCCGATGCGAACCGCCCGAGCCGCGCGGCGGGCTACGGCCCGACCGCGACCGTCGGCGCCGGCGCCTTCGCGCGACCCAATGCCGGCCCGCTGATGGTTTCGCGCCGGCTGTGAGCCGTCGCCGCAAACAAAATCAGGCGGCTGCGCCGAAACCTCTCAATATTTACCTAATTTCTTGACGTCGGA
Proteins encoded in this region:
- a CDS encoding rod-binding protein translates to MSPTLAMPAAKIGLNLAGSLVNGLSNALDPATAKAKKQADDFETMFLEQVTQQLTAAPSGSEGPLGENGIGGDVYKSQLTQEYAKQIQKAGGIGLSDSILRDLLRVQEQSGAAQSFGA